From a region of the Cervus canadensis isolate Bull #8, Minnesota chromosome 33, ASM1932006v1, whole genome shotgun sequence genome:
- the LOC122434053 gene encoding vascular non-inflammatory molecule 2-like isoform X2 translates to MITSSLQTSVAVFALIILHVSALDTFKAAVYEHAVILPSDTKTPVSPGEALFLMNKNIDILEKAIKQAAEQGAQIIVTPEDALYGWKFTRETIFPYLENIPDPQVNWIPCQDPRRFGHTPVQARLSCLAENNSIYVVANMGDKKPCNSSHTKCPSNGHYQYNTNVVYDKTGKLVARYHKYHLYRELQFDVPEKPELVTFNTTFGKFGIFTCFDILFHDPAVTLVKDFHVDTILFPTAWMNVLPLLTAIEFHSAWAMGMRVNLLAANTHNINLKMTGSGIYAPHSPKVYHHDMETESGKILFAEVDSHPRNSPTYPPAMNWSAYATSITPFPGAKNSFRGFISHDEFNFTKLSERAGNLTVCQKEFCCHLSYRMLGQEGSEVYVLGAFAGLHGRRRREYWQVCTMLKCGSTNLTTCGQPVETALTRFEMFSLSGTFGTEYVFPEVLLSKIKLAPEKFEKAWACPHVK, encoded by the exons ATGATCACTTCCTCTTTACAAACCTCCGTGGCAGTGTTTGCCCTAATAATTCTGCATGTCAGTGCTCTGGATACTTTTAAAGCTGCAGTGTATGAACATGCTGTCATACTGCCAAGTGATACAAAAACACCTGTTTCTCCAGGTGAGGCCTTGTTCCTCATGAACAAGAACATagatattctggagaaggcaattaAGCAGGCAGCTGAGCag GGTGCTCAGATCATCGTGACCCCAGAAGATGCGCTTTATGGATGGAAATTTACCAGGGAAACCATTTTCCCTTATCTGGAGAATATCCCAGATCCTCAGGTGAACTGGATTCCATGTCAAGACCCCCGCAG ATTTGGTCATACACCAGTACAAGCAAGACTCAGCTGCCTGGCCGAGAACAACTCTATCTATGTCGTGGCAAATATGGGTGACAAAAAACCATGTAATTCTAGTCATACCAAGTGTCCTTCTAATGGCCATTATCAATACAACACCAACGTGGTGTATGATAAAACGGGAAAGCTGGTGGCACGTTACCATAAG TACCACCTCTACCGTGAGCTTCAGTTTGATGTCCCCGAAAAGCCGGAGTTAGTGACTTTCAACACCACCTTTGGAAAGTTTGGCATTTTCACGTGCTTTGATATTCTCTTCCATGATCCTGCTGTGACCCTGGTGAAAGATTTCCACGTGGACACCATATTGTTTCCCACAGCTTGGATGAACGTTTTGCCCCTTTTGACAGCTATTGAATTTCATTCAGCATGGGCAATGGGAATGAGAGTTAATCTTCTTGCAGCAAACACACATAATATCAACCTAAAAATGACAG GCAGTGGTATCTATGCACCACACTCTCCCAAAGTCTACCATCATGATATGGAAACAGAGTCAGGAAAGATCCTCTTTGCGGAGGTGGATTCCCATCCCCGGAACTCCCCGACCTACCCACCAGCCATGAATTGGAGTGCCTACGCCACCTCCATCACACCCTTTCCAGGAGCTAAAAATTCCTTCAGGGGATTTATTTCCCACGATGAGTTCAACTTCACAAAGCTCTCTGAAAGGGCAGGAAACCTTACCGTGTGTCAAAAAGAGTTCTGCTGTCATCTAAGCTACAGGATGTTAGGACAGGAGGGGAGTGAAGTGTATGTTCTAGGAGCTTTCGCAGGACTTCATGGGCGAAGGAGAAGAGAATATTGGCAG GTATGCACAATGCTGAAATGCGGATCTACTAATTTGACAACGTGTGGACAGCCAGTAGAAACTGCTCTGACGAGATTTGAAATGTTCTCCCTAAGCGGCACATTTGGAACAGAGTATGTTTTTCCTGAAGTGCTACTTTCTAAAATCAAGCTGGCACCTGAAAAATTTGAG AAAGCCTGGGCTTGTCCACATGTTAAATGA